A stretch of Roseibium porphyridii DNA encodes these proteins:
- a CDS encoding PhzF family phenazine biosynthesis protein encodes MDKLPVRLYAAFAADERGGNIGAVVFEDEPLWPDARQRIASDLGAPTTGFVRKVSDKEFQTRFHSTWSEIDMCGHVTLAVFAALRDDKRIEPDTYIQQTSAGGIVVDVASDGFVTMRQPLPKFDLCEVGSGDLAANLGLEADALKRVSTASTALRHVFVQLEDLETLASIRPDDAALRGFCRDFAIDTIGVWCSTYKGLGKAKLRLRDLCHGVGDPEEAASGTTNSALACELVRSRYLTPGASGQAVVVAEQGVEMGRPSIVRTVLNTSNGEITDVSVGGYAALRMTGDVVL; translated from the coding sequence ATGGACAAGCTGCCCGTCCGTCTATATGCCGCCTTCGCCGCCGATGAGCGGGGAGGAAATATCGGGGCAGTGGTATTTGAAGACGAGCCGCTTTGGCCCGATGCCCGCCAGAGAATTGCAAGTGACCTGGGTGCTCCCACGACCGGATTTGTACGCAAGGTTTCAGACAAAGAGTTTCAGACCAGGTTTCATTCCACATGGTCGGAAATAGATATGTGCGGACATGTGACGCTCGCAGTTTTTGCGGCCCTGCGCGATGATAAAAGGATAGAGCCTGACACCTACATTCAACAGACTTCGGCAGGTGGTATTGTTGTCGACGTCGCCTCAGACGGCTTCGTAACGATGCGTCAGCCATTGCCGAAATTTGATCTGTGCGAAGTTGGCTCAGGCGACCTTGCTGCAAATTTGGGTCTGGAAGCTGACGCACTCAAACGTGTTTCCACCGCGTCGACCGCGCTGCGTCATGTCTTTGTGCAACTTGAAGACCTGGAAACCCTTGCAAGCATTCGTCCCGACGACGCCGCGCTGCGTGGCTTCTGCCGGGATTTTGCCATCGACACTATCGGGGTTTGGTGCTCCACCTATAAGGGACTTGGGAAGGCAAAACTTCGCTTGAGAGACCTTTGCCATGGGGTCGGGGATCCGGAGGAAGCAGCCAGCGGCACGACAAACAGTGCTCTTGCTTGTGAACTGGTGCGCTCCAGGTACCTGACACCGGGGGCATCTGGTCAAGCAGTTGTCGTTGCAGAACAAGGTGTTGAAATGGGGAGGCCGAGCATTGTCCGCACAGTGCTGAACACTTCAAACGGTGAGATTACCGATGTCAGTGTTGGAGGCTATGCAGCGCTGCGAATGACCGGTGACGTCGTCCTTTGA
- the ppk2 gene encoding polyphosphate kinase 2, with the protein MTDTQTKKTTPKNGAAQPAKPTATKAASKSKPRQPPVTPSTQPAANSKATSTGSALRHHLAEMRHNSEAISHVFETGEYPYATKMRRAAYEKRKAKLQAELLKAQKWIQETGQRVVILFEGRDAAGKGGTIKRFTEHLNPRGASVVALQKPTESEMSQWYFQRYIEHLPTAGQMILFDRSWYNRAGVERVMGFCSPSQYLEFMRQCPEIERMFVRDGILLYKYWFSVTQTEQRRRFNQRKTDPLKQWKLSPIDMASLDKWDDYTEAKEAMFFYTDTADAPWSIVKSDDKKRARLNCMEHFLNSLPYPDKDRRIVGEPDPLIVGSSQHVIGKDTHILGKTLHPELKDKRVVDGSELTVL; encoded by the coding sequence GTGACAGATACGCAGACAAAGAAAACCACCCCAAAAAACGGCGCTGCACAACCCGCCAAACCAACCGCCACAAAGGCAGCAAGCAAAAGCAAACCGCGCCAGCCTCCAGTCACTCCAAGCACACAACCCGCAGCCAACTCCAAAGCCACGTCCACGGGCTCGGCCCTACGTCATCACCTTGCTGAAATGCGTCATAACTCCGAGGCGATCTCTCACGTCTTTGAAACAGGGGAATACCCCTATGCCACAAAGATGCGGCGGGCCGCCTATGAGAAGCGCAAGGCGAAACTCCAGGCTGAGCTTTTGAAGGCGCAGAAATGGATCCAGGAAACGGGTCAACGCGTGGTGATCTTGTTCGAAGGCCGCGATGCCGCAGGCAAGGGAGGCACGATCAAGCGCTTTACCGAACACCTGAACCCGCGTGGTGCAAGTGTTGTCGCTCTGCAAAAGCCAACTGAAAGTGAAATGAGCCAGTGGTATTTCCAGCGCTACATCGAGCACCTGCCGACGGCCGGTCAGATGATCTTGTTCGACAGGTCCTGGTACAACCGCGCCGGCGTGGAAAGAGTGATGGGATTTTGCTCCCCGTCTCAGTATCTGGAATTCATGCGCCAATGCCCGGAAATAGAGCGCATGTTCGTCCGTGACGGTATTCTTCTCTACAAATACTGGTTCTCGGTGACCCAGACCGAACAGCGTCGCCGCTTCAACCAGCGGAAGACCGACCCGCTGAAACAATGGAAACTGTCGCCGATCGACATGGCGTCCCTCGACAAATGGGACGACTACACGGAAGCAAAAGAGGCAATGTTCTTCTACACAGACACTGCTGATGCGCCGTGGTCCATCGTCAAATCCGATGACAAGAAACGCGCAAGGCTCAACTGCATGGAGCACTTTCTGAATTCGCTTCCCTATCCGGACAAGGACAGACGGATCGTTGGCGAACCGGATCCGCTCATTGTGGGTTCAAGCCAGCACGTGATCGGTAAGGACACTCATATTCTCGGCAAAACGCTTCACCCGGAGCTAAAGGACAAGCGTGTCGTTGATGGATCGGAACTCACCGTCCTATGA
- a CDS encoding DUF6505 family protein, with amino-acid sequence MKLARAIHLDDSDRNVFFSPARTGEWCLSGGFEFSDWTEADLSGKARQAFSNGWLGLETFGRVTFVAITPIEDTEFASLADGLAQHFVDVYGAPSVEAARGVATEELTYMAELCEEHPENTLIAVQRELTDGGVRESFRTIEAPAAELDMVAMHGDME; translated from the coding sequence ATGAAACTTGCCCGTGCCATTCATCTCGATGACAGTGACCGCAATGTTTTCTTTTCACCCGCACGAACAGGTGAATGGTGTCTGTCGGGAGGGTTTGAATTTTCAGACTGGACCGAAGCTGACCTGTCCGGCAAAGCCCGTCAGGCATTTTCAAATGGCTGGCTCGGCCTAGAAACCTTCGGACGGGTCACCTTTGTGGCCATCACGCCTATTGAAGACACTGAGTTCGCCAGTCTCGCTGACGGGCTGGCCCAGCATTTTGTCGATGTTTATGGGGCCCCTTCCGTAGAGGCAGCAAGAGGCGTGGCGACAGAAGAGCTGACCTATATGGCTGAACTCTGTGAAGAGCATCCTGAAAACACACTCATTGCAGTGCAGCGAGAGCTGACAGACGGCGGTGTCAGAGAGAGCTTTCGAACCATTGAAGCCCCCGCTGCAGAACTGGATATGGTCGCCATGCACGGAGATATGGAGTAA
- a CDS encoding biotin/lipoate--protein ligase family protein — protein MSEVQLPPLFQGEAVPGAIDPFERATALAVAGTDAGTVVYNLSGTVFKASLIFTPEMPLEPAMTALPVCGLGLQAALGALAPPEVAVHLQWDGGIRVNGAICGRFRVKASTTQPTEEPDWLVVGLELNMSSSDGNPGEAPDRTYLTEEGCAEITATDLLEAWVRHTLYWINRWLEDGPRPVHTDWRALAQNMGEQIDVDGQSGTFVGVDEHFGLLLRVDEDTKLIPLSSRLET, from the coding sequence GTGAGCGAAGTTCAGCTGCCCCCCTTGTTTCAGGGCGAGGCCGTTCCGGGCGCTATCGATCCCTTTGAACGCGCAACTGCCCTGGCCGTTGCCGGCACCGATGCAGGAACTGTTGTTTACAACCTCTCCGGCACTGTCTTTAAGGCAAGTCTGATCTTCACACCTGAAATGCCGCTGGAGCCGGCCATGACTGCACTGCCGGTTTGCGGCCTCGGACTTCAGGCAGCCCTTGGAGCATTGGCCCCCCCGGAGGTCGCCGTTCACCTGCAATGGGATGGCGGCATCAGGGTGAATGGCGCCATATGCGGGCGATTCCGGGTCAAGGCGTCCACGACACAGCCAACCGAAGAACCCGACTGGCTTGTTGTCGGACTGGAACTCAACATGTCGAGTTCCGACGGGAACCCGGGAGAAGCGCCCGACAGGACGTATCTGACCGAAGAAGGCTGTGCGGAAATCACCGCGACCGATCTCCTGGAGGCCTGGGTTCGCCATACGCTTTACTGGATCAATCGTTGGCTGGAAGATGGTCCACGGCCGGTTCACACCGATTGGCGTGCCCTTGCACAGAATATGGGCGAGCAGATCGACGTCGATGGCCAATCCGGAACATTTGTCGGCGTCGACGAACATTTCGGTTTGCTGCTTCGCGTCGATGAGGACACAAAACTGATCCCGCTCTCAAGTCGGCTGGAGACCTGA
- a CDS encoding Mrp/NBP35 family ATP-binding protein, producing MPLTRETVLAALGTVKDPASGEAIAASGMIRSLQVRDASVRLVLEIDPKRLPEMEKLEAHASQVLKALEGCDDVQIVMTSHSEQPEPKQDPQEPKPIKPIPQVPGTSGPQRVPGIDRVIAIASGKGGVGKSTVAANLACALAAEGRKVGLLDADVYGPSQPKMLGISGRPTSPDGQMILPLRNHGVTLISIGLMTSGDKAVVWRGPMLMGALQQMMSQVQWGALDVLIVDLPPGTGDVQMTLSQKFIVDGAIIVSTPQDVALLDARKGIDMFQQMNVPIVGMIENMSTHICSKCGHEEHVFGHGGVAAEAEKLGVPLLAEVPLHLNIRLAGDGGTPLAVKTPDAPEASVFRQLAKTLVEGGNA from the coding sequence GTGCCTTTGACACGCGAAACCGTTCTGGCCGCCCTCGGGACAGTCAAGGACCCGGCAAGTGGCGAAGCTATCGCAGCTTCAGGCATGATACGCTCCCTTCAGGTGCGTGACGCCTCGGTCCGGCTTGTCTTGGAGATCGACCCGAAACGCTTGCCGGAAATGGAAAAGCTCGAGGCGCATGCCAGTCAGGTGCTGAAGGCGCTGGAAGGGTGCGACGACGTCCAGATTGTCATGACGTCCCATTCCGAACAGCCGGAGCCCAAACAGGATCCGCAGGAACCCAAACCGATCAAACCCATTCCGCAGGTACCTGGCACTTCAGGGCCGCAAAGGGTTCCAGGCATTGACAGGGTGATCGCGATCGCGTCCGGAAAGGGCGGCGTCGGCAAATCGACCGTCGCTGCAAACCTTGCCTGTGCGCTTGCAGCTGAAGGACGCAAGGTTGGACTGCTGGATGCGGATGTCTATGGTCCCTCGCAACCAAAGATGCTCGGCATCTCCGGACGACCGACGTCACCTGACGGCCAGATGATCCTGCCGCTCCGCAATCACGGAGTTACCCTGATTTCCATCGGGCTGATGACTTCCGGTGATAAGGCCGTTGTCTGGCGTGGTCCAATGCTGATGGGCGCACTTCAGCAAATGATGTCACAAGTTCAATGGGGTGCATTGGATGTCCTGATCGTCGATTTGCCGCCTGGCACCGGCGATGTTCAGATGACCCTCAGCCAGAAGTTCATTGTCGATGGCGCCATCATTGTCTCCACGCCTCAGGACGTGGCACTGCTGGATGCCCGCAAAGGCATCGACATGTTTCAGCAGATGAATGTGCCGATCGTCGGAATGATCGAAAACATGTCGACTCATATCTGCTCCAAATGCGGTCACGAAGAGCACGTGTTCGGTCATGGCGGCGTCGCCGCAGAGGCAGAAAAGCTGGGCGTCCCGCTTCTGGCCGAAGTACCTTTGCACTTGAACATTCGCCTTGCCGGAGACGGTGGCACACCGCTTGCCGTCAAGACGCCGGACGCGCCTGAAGCTTCCGTGTTCCGGCAGCTGGCAAAAACTTTGGTTGAGGGAGGCAACGCGTGA
- a CDS encoding DUF6494 family protein, with product MSDDFNMSMRKFLKQVGVTSQQAIEKAVREADSSDGKTFKVKAVVTIEELGMEHVVTGEIEG from the coding sequence ATGAGCGACGATTTCAACATGTCGATGAGAAAATTCCTGAAACAGGTCGGTGTGACCTCGCAGCAGGCTATTGAAAAAGCCGTTCGCGAGGCCGATTCCTCCGACGGAAAGACTTTCAAGGTCAAAGCCGTTGTGACAATAGAAGAACTTGGCATGGAACATGTCGTGACCGGTGAGATCGAGGGGTAA
- a CDS encoding c-type cytochrome — protein sequence MCCRILIVLSCVLVLLTGKNQGEAQSRSFRMSVPDTLVASGFLKHLLPRFSLKNSIRIELVAVGSEAEVHLSTENIGRPVFSGLGETWFLEAQVSDNDLVARFTDWLSSDVGRRTIETFKAESGAIFVAAVAEVEDTGPIEVTGDIVQGEKLAVIHCGRCHMVNEATRLSTIGSSPSFAVMRSFADWQARFEAFFALNPHPSFTIIDGVTEPFDEARPPPMVPVELSLTDLEAILAFVTQIPPADLGAPIQYQ from the coding sequence GTGTGCTGCCGTATCTTAATTGTGCTGTCCTGTGTTCTGGTTCTTCTGACGGGGAAGAACCAGGGTGAGGCCCAGTCCCGGTCATTCCGCATGTCGGTTCCGGATACCCTTGTCGCGAGCGGTTTTCTGAAACACCTGCTCCCGCGCTTTTCGCTGAAGAACAGCATCCGAATCGAGCTTGTTGCGGTGGGTTCAGAAGCTGAAGTGCACCTGTCGACCGAGAACATCGGCCGTCCGGTCTTTTCCGGTCTAGGCGAAACGTGGTTTCTGGAAGCGCAAGTTTCAGACAATGATCTGGTGGCGCGCTTTACCGATTGGCTCTCCAGCGACGTCGGTCGCAGAACTATCGAAACATTCAAGGCGGAAAGCGGGGCCATTTTTGTGGCGGCGGTTGCAGAGGTCGAGGATACCGGGCCCATTGAAGTGACCGGTGACATTGTGCAAGGCGAAAAATTGGCTGTGATCCATTGCGGGCGCTGCCACATGGTCAATGAAGCCACAAGGCTGTCGACAATCGGTTCGTCGCCATCCTTTGCAGTCATGCGCAGCTTCGCCGACTGGCAAGCCCGTTTTGAGGCGTTTTTCGCGCTCAATCCGCACCCTTCTTTCACCATCATCGACGGAGTGACCGAACCGTTTGACGAAGCCAGGCCGCCGCCAATGGTGCCGGTCGAATTGTCGCTCACCGACCTGGAAGCGATCCTGGCCTTCGTGACCCAGATCCCTCCAGCTGATCTCGGCGCACCTATCCAGTACCAGTGA
- a CDS encoding 4Fe-4S binding protein yields the protein MPHAKMAAGDPWGEDAQTMTEPRLLLCDCLKSQTIDAERIEQATGISCSKVYTELCRKEAAIAEDALQKGGVLIACQQERTAFEELAADIEAEDPGFIDIRDRAGWTNDTRNASAKMAALVAEALIPSRGDKVMDVTSEGTCLIFGESEAALSAAEQLCEILSVTVLLAPEAETPMTDDRRFDIVRGRINTVTGALGQFNLSFDALQERIPGGRGPMTFSEPRSGGRTQCDVVLDLSRNAPMVPAPEKREGYLRADPGNTGAMTKAILEASQLTGTFEKPIFVKLNEQLCAHSRAEKTGCTRCLDLCPTGAITPAGDHVAVDALICAGCGSCSSVCPSGAISYDAPSADFTFKRVQTLAATWRKLEDTEPRLLVHDAGHGAELIRMSARYGSGLPADVLPLEVDALASFGHAEILSALGSGFAGVTILLSPTTETDGIPFQLDLAKTIGDPERIKVIEPRDPDQLDEALGQADTEALQIQPILPIGSRRQVTRLSAKALNPDEKMIELPAGAPYGAVQLNVDSCTLCLSCVSLCPSGALKENPDQPQLRFQEDACLQCGICVNICPESALTLDPRLNLTDDALRPHVLKEEEPFNCVECGKPFGVRSTVERLTEKLAGKHSMFQNEKAARLIQMCDDCRVNSVYHSENNPFAHGERTPVRTTDDYISKRRDH from the coding sequence ATGCCGCATGCGAAGATGGCAGCAGGCGATCCCTGGGGAGAGGACGCGCAGACAATGACGGAACCGAGGCTGCTGCTGTGCGATTGTCTGAAGAGTCAGACAATCGATGCAGAGCGGATTGAACAGGCGACAGGCATTTCCTGTTCGAAAGTTTACACCGAACTTTGCCGGAAAGAGGCAGCCATCGCGGAGGACGCGCTTCAAAAGGGGGGCGTTCTGATCGCGTGTCAGCAGGAACGCACAGCTTTTGAAGAACTTGCTGCCGACATAGAAGCTGAAGACCCCGGTTTCATAGACATTAGAGACCGGGCCGGTTGGACCAACGACACCCGGAACGCCTCGGCCAAGATGGCGGCCCTGGTTGCAGAAGCATTGATCCCATCCCGCGGTGACAAGGTGATGGATGTCACGTCTGAGGGCACCTGCCTGATTTTTGGCGAATCAGAAGCTGCCCTGAGCGCTGCCGAACAGCTTTGCGAAATATTGAGCGTCACCGTGTTGCTGGCCCCTGAAGCTGAAACACCGATGACCGATGACCGGCGATTCGACATCGTACGCGGTCGCATCAACACCGTCACCGGAGCACTGGGCCAATTCAATCTGTCCTTTGACGCCTTGCAGGAACGTATCCCGGGGGGACGCGGACCGATGACATTCAGCGAGCCTCGCTCGGGAGGCAGGACACAATGCGATGTCGTACTGGATCTCAGCAGAAATGCGCCAATGGTGCCAGCCCCCGAGAAGCGCGAAGGATACTTGCGCGCCGACCCCGGCAATACCGGCGCAATGACGAAAGCCATACTCGAAGCGTCCCAGCTGACTGGAACGTTTGAGAAGCCGATATTCGTCAAATTGAACGAACAATTATGTGCACACTCGCGGGCAGAAAAGACCGGATGCACCCGGTGCCTCGATCTGTGCCCGACCGGGGCGATCACACCAGCCGGCGATCATGTTGCCGTTGACGCCTTGATCTGTGCCGGATGTGGCAGCTGTTCGTCGGTCTGCCCCTCGGGTGCCATCTCATATGATGCCCCATCGGCTGACTTTACCTTCAAACGTGTCCAGACGCTTGCTGCGACGTGGCGCAAGCTTGAAGACACGGAACCTCGTCTTCTTGTGCACGATGCCGGACACGGGGCGGAGCTCATTCGTATGAGCGCTCGGTATGGGTCCGGCCTTCCTGCCGATGTTTTGCCCCTGGAAGTGGATGCTTTGGCAAGCTTTGGGCATGCTGAAATTCTGAGCGCGCTCGGCAGCGGCTTTGCCGGGGTCACCATACTGCTGTCACCGACCACCGAGACCGACGGCATTCCGTTCCAGTTAGACCTTGCCAAAACGATCGGTGATCCAGAAAGAATCAAGGTCATCGAGCCACGGGACCCGGACCAGTTGGACGAAGCACTCGGACAGGCGGACACTGAAGCTCTTCAAATTCAGCCAATCCTACCGATCGGGTCCAGACGACAAGTCACCCGCTTGTCGGCAAAAGCGCTCAATCCGGACGAAAAAATGATTGAGCTGCCGGCGGGCGCACCCTATGGCGCGGTTCAACTGAATGTGGACAGCTGCACCTTGTGCCTATCCTGCGTTTCGCTGTGTCCGTCTGGTGCGTTGAAGGAGAACCCGGACCAGCCTCAGCTGCGCTTTCAGGAAGATGCCTGCCTGCAATGCGGCATCTGCGTGAATATCTGCCCGGAGAGCGCCTTGACGCTCGATCCCCGTTTGAACTTGACCGACGACGCTCTCAGACCGCATGTGTTGAAGGAAGAGGAACCGTTCAACTGCGTGGAATGCGGCAAACCTTTCGGCGTTCGCTCAACGGTTGAACGATTGACGGAAAAGCTCGCCGGAAAGCACTCGATGTTCCAGAACGAAAAGGCTGCCCGCCTGATCCAGATGTGCGACGATTGCCGTGTCAATTCGGTGTATCACTCCGAAAACAACCCATTTGCCCATGGCGAACGGACACCGGTACGCACCACGGACGACTACATAAGCAAGCGGCGCGACCATTGA
- a CDS encoding DUF3305 domain-containing protein, producing the protein MTAEKTQTMPVGVVVRRLPGVTRWQKWSWRPVSLLPGAGPADWKVLRQEGEAVEYHAATLPLELHRADTEAYLTALSDKVPSVYVVLRPADEVERDVPLDVMLVTASAYEGQDYADSSEVMVEKLPMPEGLVAWIRDFVKIHHEEEIFIKRKRDKKRIDLQEDGVGDPRIRQLSDVYRAPLRKPKDTLQ; encoded by the coding sequence GTGACCGCGGAGAAAACTCAGACAATGCCTGTCGGGGTCGTTGTAAGACGATTGCCCGGCGTTACTCGTTGGCAAAAGTGGTCTTGGCGACCTGTGTCGCTGTTGCCCGGTGCAGGGCCTGCCGATTGGAAAGTGCTCAGACAAGAGGGCGAGGCGGTTGAATACCATGCCGCAACGCTTCCACTGGAATTGCATCGCGCTGATACGGAAGCCTACCTGACCGCGCTGTCCGACAAGGTGCCTTCTGTTTATGTGGTTCTGCGTCCTGCCGACGAGGTTGAGAGAGATGTGCCTCTCGATGTCATGCTCGTCACCGCCTCTGCATACGAGGGGCAAGACTACGCGGATTCCAGCGAAGTCATGGTGGAAAAGCTCCCAATGCCTGAAGGGCTGGTGGCCTGGATCCGGGACTTCGTCAAGATCCACCACGAGGAAGAGATATTCATCAAACGCAAACGTGACAAAAAACGAATCGATTTGCAGGAAGATGGCGTGGGCGACCCGCGCATACGTCAGCTGAGTGACGTTTACCGTGCGCCTTTGAGAAAACCGAAGGACACGCTGCAATGA
- a CDS encoding DUF3306 domain-containing protein, with protein MSQQDDGGSDFWSRRKAAVKAAEAAEREDLEAAQQAEVRAALEEKSDEEILEELGLPNPDDLAENDDFSKFLSAAVPERLRRRALRRLWTLNPVLANIDGLVDYGEDFTDAATVVENLQTVYQVGKGMFDKFAELAETETEATEVADGEQAELVEDAQSELQCEENIATQNDYLHDGKTSFQLTQGDSVVQSGEESVVSLDLQETGAGESQEEPRITRRKMRFDYT; from the coding sequence ATGAGCCAGCAGGACGATGGTGGTTCCGACTTCTGGTCCCGGCGAAAGGCTGCTGTAAAAGCTGCAGAGGCGGCAGAGCGCGAAGATCTTGAGGCTGCTCAGCAGGCAGAGGTGCGTGCAGCACTTGAAGAAAAGTCCGACGAAGAAATTCTGGAAGAACTCGGTCTTCCCAATCCAGATGATCTTGCTGAAAATGACGACTTCTCGAAATTTCTTTCAGCAGCCGTGCCAGAGCGATTGCGGCGGCGCGCCTTGCGCAGATTGTGGACGTTGAACCCGGTTCTGGCCAATATTGATGGCCTTGTCGACTATGGGGAAGATTTTACCGACGCTGCGACTGTCGTCGAAAACCTCCAAACGGTTTATCAAGTTGGTAAGGGCATGTTCGATAAGTTCGCGGAACTTGCCGAGACGGAAACGGAAGCCACGGAAGTTGCCGATGGCGAGCAGGCGGAGTTGGTCGAGGACGCTCAGTCGGAGTTGCAGTGCGAAGAAAATATCGCGACGCAAAACGATTATTTACATGACGGAAAAACATCTTTTCAATTGACGCAAGGTGACTCCGTCGTCCAATCTGGAGAGGAAAGCGTTGTCTCTCTTGATTTGCAAGAAACAGGTGCAGGTGAGTCGCAAGAAGAACCTCGAATAACGAGGCGGAAAATGCGGTTCGACTATACCTAA
- a CDS encoding TorD/DmsD family molecular chaperone, translating into MSAVVKEYVIDPEDRARAELYDFIGLLLATPADASLLAQVAGLKGDDTPVGETLNTLAKIAGVTSAETAEREYNILFIGLGRGELLPYASHYLTGFLNEKPLANLRADMAKRGIKRAEDKSEPEDNIASLMEMMAGMIMGRFGQVTSVSEQKEFFSAHVEPWAIHFFTDLETSASSVFYGAVGSLGRQFMEIEAEAFGMLPN; encoded by the coding sequence ATGTCCGCTGTGGTCAAGGAATACGTGATCGATCCGGAGGATCGGGCACGCGCAGAACTATACGATTTCATAGGGCTCTTGCTGGCCACGCCTGCTGACGCCTCCCTCCTGGCCCAGGTCGCCGGTTTAAAGGGTGACGACACACCCGTTGGTGAAACACTCAATACTCTTGCCAAAATTGCTGGCGTGACCTCCGCCGAGACAGCGGAGCGCGAGTACAACATCCTATTCATCGGTCTCGGCCGCGGAGAATTGTTGCCCTATGCGAGCCACTATCTCACCGGTTTCTTGAACGAAAAGCCGCTTGCCAACCTGCGCGCCGATATGGCCAAGCGTGGCATCAAGCGCGCGGAAGACAAGAGTGAGCCGGAAGACAATATCGCATCTCTCATGGAGATGATGGCCGGTATGATCATGGGCCGGTTCGGCCAGGTGACATCCGTGTCTGAACAGAAAGAATTCTTCAGCGCTCATGTCGAACCATGGGCGATCCACTTTTTCACCGATCTTGAAACATCCGCCAGCTCTGTCTTCTACGGTGCTGTTGGATCTCTCGGGCGGCAATTCATGGAGATTGAAGCCGAGGCCTTCGGCATGCTGCCCAACTAG
- a CDS encoding twin-arginine translocation pathway signal protein, with translation MKRPEQVEPKDEAGRRDFLKLAAISAPVAVAATTAVGTAEAAEPDLTSEKMQDTAHTRAYFDSARF, from the coding sequence ATGAAACGACCCGAACAGGTGGAGCCCAAAGATGAGGCCGGCCGCCGGGACTTCTTGAAACTTGCTGCCATTTCAGCGCCTGTTGCTGTGGCTGCGACCACTGCTGTGGGGACGGCTGAGGCTGCAGAACCTGATCTCACATCTGAAAAGATGCAGGACACGGCGCATACCCGCGCCTACTTTGACAGCGCCCGGTTCTAA